The stretch of DNA AGGGGTAAGGCCATGCGCGCCAAGCAGCTAGCAGCGCTAGCAGGGAGCGGTGGCAGCGGACGCTAGGAGGCTGCAGCGCAAGCGGGGGCGCCGCAGTGGGCGCAGGGAGTGGCGTGCGGTGGTGGGCGCAGCAGCAACGAGCTGCATAGGGCAGCAGCGGGTGCGGCGCTGGACAACAAACCAAGTATGTACACTTTTGCTACAAAATCTGGTTTCGCTATCTAATAGTCCCACCTCGGTCCTTTTCTCTAAGTTTCATCAGTATATATACGCTTACAAGTTACCTAGGAGCAAGCCTCTAGAACCCCAAAAACAAAGAGAATGAAGGAACAAATCGAGAAAAGGAAAGGGAGGATGGAGATTGTGGCTTAAATTTCGGATGGAGGAAGAAAAAGGAGGAGGAACATACATGCAAGGGATGCGCGGACTGATTGTGAGCTCTAAATATATGACGGATGCATGCATGACTGCTGATTGGCTGGTGACATGGTGGGTTCATTCTCATTAAATTGGGAAGGCTGGAACAAGAACTCCGCGTTGCATGCGAAGACTCGGCAcggatttaaaataattaaaagAAGAAGTAATCCGCTATTACGAGCAGTTGGGAACTCAGATTCGAAATTAAAAGAGGAAATAAATTCGGCAGAAAGAAAGGAATTAGAAGAAGAAATAAATTTCGTGTTCTATCTAATGGGAGAGATGCCCATTAATAAATGGGCACACGCTAATGTTGTACTCCACTTCTTGATAATGTTGTTTTCAACTTCCTGTGCTATATATAAATCAGTTTTCAATCTCCATGTTTATAATTTTATATGAATTATGAATTATTTAGAGCAGTGTGGAAGTCAGGTTTTTTGCCTGAAGTATGAATGTAAAGTTAACAATTGATTGATTTCCAACTAATGGGAATGAACTTCATGAATATTAATTTTTGTCTCTTTTATACTTGATGATTACAACAATAATTTTACTCTCGTCGGTTTGTCTTTTTGTACTATGATTCGATGGCCATGGTTGAAGAACATGGCAACATAATTTACTGCCTGAAAAATGCCCAAGCTCATTGGCCACAGTGAAGTGTGTATAGCTTATGTTCAGTCAAGAGCCTCATACCTTAACATAATTTGCATTAAGAATCATTATTGTGTGCGATAAATAAGGAAATGCACCACATGATATGTAAAAACATGATTTATGTTGAACCACGTGAAGTGAATGTGATGGTTGTTGCAACGCATGAGGAATTAGAAGTCGGCGCAGGGAGGGGCTTGAGTTttttttcccgttgcaacgcacgggcatttgtactagtaataataataatatataataataataataaagcacggattgagtctTCGGGTTCACCGTCATGTCGTTTTTGCATTAAACACCCTAATGTCTTGGGCAATTAACGCGCGCTCCAGATTTAAGTAAGTaaaaaaaaaaacgattcgctcCTTCACAGGACCCGAACGGACGAACGCAAACCCCGGTCTCCGCCTGCCCCAATCCCCACTCCAGGCCGTCATCCCCAACCCACCATGAGGACGAGGATGCCGAGCTCAGGCGGCGGCGCTGGTCCGGGCCTCCGAGGGATCAGACCGTCCTCCGTCGACCTCTGCTTCCTCTTCCTCAAGACCTTGGCCTCCTGGTGCAGGGAGACCGCAGCTCCGCGCTCGTAGGCCTGCCCAATCCTCCTCTTGCTCCTCGCGCTGCTCTTCCCttcccccgcccccgcccccgccagTGCCGCCTCGCTGTCCCCGCTCGCGGCCATCTCCAACGCCTCCTCCCACGCCTACGTCCACCCCTGATGCCACCTTCTTCGATGCGACGTCGTCGACACCGTCGCCAACAAGTACGGCTGGGACCCCGTCACGGAGGTCCGGGTCTGGCCGCTCAACACCGAGGGCGCGCTCGTCGGCGCCGTTCAGCGGTACGAGTTCCGCGCCGGTGCGGGGGCGCCGCGGTCGCGCTGGCACGGGCCTCTGACGGGGCCGTCAACTGGAGCCGCCCCGACGCCCCCGCGGTGGAGGAGGTGGTCTGGCCCGACGGGGTCGACTTCGTCGCCGGCGACGGCGCCCTGGCGTTCGGCACCGGCGTCAGGGACATGGACATAGTAGGCCCGTTCGAGCTGGTGGTCTCCGATGGCGCTGGCGGGGGCCTCGCAGAGCTCCAGCTGCCGTCGGTGAGTGCTGTTTGACTCTTAGCTTTGCTGTTGCTTCAGATTTTTGCTTCTGGTTGCTTGCTTGCTATGTAGTTGAAGTTGTGTCACCTTCAAGATGAAGCAGTTACTACAATTGGTGAATGGTCTAGCTGGTGCTTACCCCTTTTCTGTTTGTGACTTTGAATTGATTGAGGTTGTTGTAGTGTCTCCTCACTATTTAGTACAAATATATCTGGTTTAATTTTTGTTTTGTGTGTATTGTGTCGATTGGAACAATTTTCTCCTAGATTTGCAGGTAAATTTGTAAGGATATGCAACAAAATTGAATATCAACACCTTCAATTTGGTTCCACTTGTCGCTCTGACCCTGATTGCACAGTGCCACCTAAGTACTACTGAACTGTTGAATGGTAATATGGAAGAGGATACAAGTATCGAGTGTGTGACATGCTATGTGCATTTAAATTTGCTTTGTTAAGTACATTAGCACACATATGAGAATGCCTTTACTAGGGGTGGCAAATCAATGCCCAATATGTGAGATACCAGAACATTGGACTCTTTTTTTCAATGGCTTCTACTTAAATGTAGCTTTGTGGATGTTCGATTTTGAATTTAGCTTAACTCTAAAATATCAAAGACAGGACACAACATTTTATTTTGGCATGCCTGGGCAAGGGCTTGTTTTGGGTGGAAAAGGAATGGACACAAATACGATAATCAAACATATTCAGTTTTTGCCTGCATAGTTAATTATAATGTATAGCAGTGATGTCTGTATATCTTTGATTGTCGTGTGTTGGATATCTTTGGTTGTTGTGTGTTAGTTATGTCTATAACAGTCACAAAATAAAAAAGTCACTCCTCTCCCCGGGTACCACCCCCGCCTCGCCCAGATCTGACGATTGGGTAGGAACAGCTGGTCATCCTATACACAACATGTGTTGTTTAATTTTgattgggttttcttctattatGTTCGTGTAGTAGATGCATGTTGGAGACTGATGCCCCGTCCTTTGATACTCCAGTTCTGATTATTAATCTCCCTTTTAAACATTTTTAGGTGTCCTGTCTCCGGCGTTCTTGAGCACCATTGGGTCGAGGAAGGAGAAGCCATCCTATGGACTAGAACAGTTTGTGTGAGATTTTATTTTCTGGTGGGTTTATTAGCTGGCTTGGAAATGCTCCCTTGACATTGTCCCATTCATCAACACAAAGATTGTCAGCCTTTACCCAATTGCAAGATCTTCAGAATAAAAAAGGGGAGACTGAGACCGGTAGAAAAGAGATTCTTCagtgttagagttgtgtcgaatattgtgtacaaggtaggttacagttggacttatgagttgtattgtgtttacataggatgtggagtcgtgtcctagtaggacacttgtatcctaggcctctcatatatagcgggggtagacacacgatgtaaccatatgccaacataatagcatcGGAACGCAGGGAAGCCGGCGAcatgtgccggtgtccagggcgaccgggtgcggtattgtagcggtgtcacGGGGAAGAGCGTCCGTAGTCAAGCCCCGGGGATGTAGTCATATCgatgaacctcgttaacaaatctcgatGTCGTGCCTCGTGTGATTGTttggtcctcggatgatcaaTGGTATGCCTTgaatttattctaacaagtggtatcagagctaggttgTTTGAGGCCATGGTGGAGTTGATCTGGAGGAGGTTTTGAAGAGATCGTGAGTGCGGAAGCTGGTCGATGGCTTTGTCGGCGGGATTTTATCTCGGCGATCGCGTGGGACACGACCGGAGAGAGCAACAAGACGATCTGGTCCAAAACAAGAAGCAATCGAAAGATGATGGAGTTCTCGGCGAGATCGGAAAGCGGCGGTTGCAACAGGCGTCGGATCAGCGGACGGTCCGCCTGCGCGTTGCGGCTGTAAGGGACGTGCGGTGATCAGTCAGAGGTCGACCGGGCGAGCGTAGGCGCGTGCGTGGCAGCGTGTGCGTATCGATCGCCAGGTGCGACTGCGATCCGGAGGCACGCGTGGCAGGCcaagcagctgaagccgaagtgCACACGCGGTGGCTGGCCCAGCGGGGCTAGCTGGTGGTGTATGCACGTGTTGTGCCTGTGGATCAGGCGCGGCTCCCAGGAGCGTACAGGCCATGCAACGAGACTCGGCCAGGAGCTAGCACACAAAGAAGAATACAGAGATTTGTTTATTGAAAAAAAAAAAGAATTGCCAGGGCCACGTGTGTGTACAGGGGGCAGTTTGATTGGATCCGATTTGGTTCTTTTTCTGCTACAAGGTGCACGAAGAAGCTATAAAAACAAATAGAGACTAGAAAAATTGTGCAGGTTGCATGGAAGTTTTTTGAAGTCGATTTGTTGTGAAGGCTTGGAACACGTGGACAGGTTATGGAGGCGCGCGGACAAACGCGTCATGAGGATCATGTTTAACAGGGCGTCGAGTAATGCACGGTATGTGTTGGTTAACACGATGCAGGGTGAAACATAGTTGCAGTCGGATATGTTCGGCTGGATCGGACTAGGCAGTCTGACGGATCGACTTGCATGTCGGTTGGTACAGAAGACGGTGATGGGATCGGCGACGacgacataggagcgtgatgccgatggtgaccgacttctgggGCGCGGAAACACATGGCGCAGGCCTGAGGGCTTGTGTGActtcgacaagactatggcgcGGGGTTGACTCAAGGTGATGTACACACGGAGCTTGGAGTCAACGGGGTGCGGGGTGGCACGTACAAccaccatggagtcatgttgaaggtggagctggattgaGGGGCTACGGCGTAAGTGCACAGAGAGTCGAAGCCTATTCAGTGGGGGAAAAGCGAGTGACATGCAATTTGGACTGGAGCCCAATGGTCCGATGGAAGCATAAAACTCGTCATTGGTCGGTGATGATCGATGgtactctgcagtgggggttgagtggtgtgggtacgcgacccttgagactcgaccGGGACAGTGGAGGCTCGACGCAgtaatagcggcgaggcgtgcggttAGCACGGGGCATGGAGACGGGCCAGGGCTCTGatggtcatacatgtggtgagacaactgcgaTTTTGACTCAGGATGATTACAAGCAATGGTGAAATTCCTCCAAATTCAGACAGACGAtcaagaaaggagcggtgatattgagttcaggtaactcttacgtgtgacacccaatatgtgagttgttcactttcacgcaggTCAGTGATCGGTGTGTGATGGCGTTGACGGATACTCTGGAAGTTGGGAGCACAAACTAGAATAATaaggaacttaattttgctcgagtgttgactgtggtcaagaaaagaagggactacaagttgcaggtggagtcatatGGAGTCTTTGAAGTAGCAGCCGTACTCATGGAAtaagctcaagtccaatgtacatgaagtttgacgcattgacgaattcaaggtggtggagaatattcgccaaggtggagtttgttagagttgtgtcgaatattgtgtacaaggtaggttacagttggacttatGAGTTGTATTATGTTTACATAGGATGtggagtcgtgtcctagtaggacacttgtatcctaggcctctcatatatagcgggggtagacacacgatgtaacctatgccaacataatagcaccggaacgTAGGGGAAGCCGGCGAcatgtgccggtgtccagggcgaccgggtgcggtattgtagcggtgtcacggggaggagcgcccgtagtcaagccccggggatgtagccatatcggtgaacctcgttaacaaatctcggtgtcgtgcctCGTGTGATTGTttggtcctcggatgatcaaCGGTATGCCTCGAATTTATTCTAACATTCAGTACACAATATATGCATCTGTTGATTTTGCAATTGTCCAGGTTAGATTCTCTGAAATATTCAAGGATCTCTTGGACATTTTTTTTGGCATTGTTGATCCATGAATCAGCTGTTTTCGAATTCGGAAACAGTTGAATTCCAGGAAAACCATTTCACCACACGTGTTCAGTTTGTTATTTTGAGTCCAGGCCCCCTGCTTACACAGAGGCGAGGCCAACCAGGGCGTACAAGGGCGGAGTCAGCAACTTGGTAGTGCGTCCATTTACGCGTGGCGGCCTGCGGATTTGGGTGCATGACAGCCGGCCAACATGCTGTGTAGGCGTGATGTTGTCGACATGTTGTACATGAGTGTTGGCTGCCAGAGGCGCGCGTGGCTGACTGATATGTGTGTGGTGCGTGAGGATAGCTTTATTCATATTCTTCCAATTTCGagagaggaagagaactcagtaGTACTGCCAATTTTGGCACGCAATGTTCGTTTTTCAGATTCACCATGATTGGTAATATTGTTTAGTACTTTCAATATTTTCTCACAAGCAAATGCATGGTtcatattttaaaaatattttcaaatgcATGGTTCATAttttaaaaataatttcaaatgCATGGTTCATATTTTAAAACCAGATTCATCAgaaattctctcacaagcaaatgCAAATGCATGATCTGCAATATTTTCAAATGCATGGTtcatattttaaaaatatttttttaaagactttattattattatatatttaGTATATTACGGAATTTAAGAAAAAGTAAAAATAGATATAAAATAAAGGAGAAATGTAGAAAAACGAAATAAAAAATCACAAGGGCTGTGGTCCTTGCTTGGCTGGCCCCTTCTGACACTGCTTGAGGGAAAGTTGCGCTACTTCACACTATACGTGAGATATAGTCGTGCCTGATATAACACTTGTGCTGGCAATAAGGCTACGATAGGGCACACTCCACCCTACTTCGTGGGCCGGCCAATTTTTACATGTTTACGTCTTTTTTTGTTTAATTTCCAAAAAATGTGCGACATGAAGATTTGAAATAGAGACCTCTTTCTTGGACTACTTCACCCCTTGTGTCGATATTCCGTGTTTTTCCCTCTTATTCTTCAGTTCGCTGAAGccatttttttattctttttccgCTCTGGTTTAGtttggttttttattttctttACTTTTATTggttatttttttcaaaaaacaaTAAACTTTTCTTCAACTTGATGAAATTTTATCATTTTTTGTCaactttttttaaaattcatgaactttcTTTCAAATCCAATGAACTTTTTTTTAATTCGATGAACTATTTTTCTAAGTCAAAGACTTTTATTCAAATTTGATGGGTTTTTTCAAAGtggatgaacttttttaaaaatttgatgaacttttttctatTTCGATGAACTTTATTTCAAAATaggtgaacttttttcaatttcgTTAACTTTTTTGAAGTTTGTGAACGTTTGTTTCAAACCATGAACTTTTTTGAATGAActaaattttttatttttttgcgaTTTTTCTCTTTTATTCCTTTTTTGAAAAAAGTCAACCATTGAGGGGGAACTGGGCGACCGGTCAACTGCTCGAGCTTTGCAAAACCCAAACACCTCAGAGATAGATATAGAGGTAGGAATTTGTGGAACGAATCACACTCCTTCGTAGACGTCAGGAGTCCATTGATGAAAAGGGGTTGGGGAAAGCTGAAACCCAAGTCCTACGGTGATGGATATAAACCCAAGTCTTACATGGGCCGGCCTAGCGCAGAAACACAGTATGCGGCTGTTCCTCAAGTGGCGCTGAAGGCTCCACTTAGGAGCTCCCCCTACGACTGTTGTTCCGTAGTAGTATTAAGGCTACGATACAACCTGCTAGTTTTTGTATGGGCCGGCCCAGTTTCGGATTTCATCTACATCGGTTTTGCGAAGGTTTTAGAATCTTCCTCGAAAtcgttttttgttttctttttcatttttcttcTATTTCTTTCTCTATCTTCTTTTTAAATTTTTGCATTTTTTCAATTTGCGTAACTCTTTCAAATGggtgatttttttgaaattgtgaaTATTTTGTTCACGATTCTATTATAAAATGAATTATTTAAATTGAGATAATTTTTCAccaattcatgaacatttttctaaatcATGAGCATTTTTCAAATCCACGAATTGTTTTTTGCAATACGTACATTTTGGAGAACCAGCAAATATTTCTGATATTTGAGAACAAGTTTTGAAATTCAGGAACATTTTTTATTTTTGAGGAACATTTTTTTGAGTTCTGGAATATTTTCATACTGCAagcattttttgaatttttttaacaTTTTTCTATATTCTCAAACATTTTCTGATTGTGTTGAACATTTAAAAAATTTATGAACATTTGTGATAATTGGAATCACGAATTTATTTTGAAATCACCAAGATTATTTGAATTTGTGAGCATTTATCATTTCGGGAACATCATTCaaatcatgatttttttcattttgctaattattttaaaaaaacagagaaaacagaaaggggcttcccgctttgcaCATATTTGTTTTGAGGGCTTCCACTACTTTGTTTCAAGAAATTATAGTGTCTATTACAGGGGAAAAAACTGGTGTGGTGTTCAACCAAGTATATCTACCAACATCTAGGAACGTTGCTGCCTTCGCAAGATCATTTAGATACATTATAATTGAGCACTTTTCCTGCCCTTTCAGGTTATTAGCGTTTCAATCTGTTGGATCATCACTTTTAGGCATTTTTGGCCTTCCGATTACCTCTTAATCCCATATTGATGCTTCGTTCCGATCCGAACGAGCGCTAGCCTGATCGGGCCGCTGTTCTGGTGGTTTTTTCGGGTGTCAGAGATTCAACTGGGCCTGTACCAGGCTCCCGTGCGACACAAAACAAGTAAAACCTAAAACACTCGATGCTAGTGATCGTGAGTGGCTCACAACCCCTACTCTCGCTTGCAACCTCGCCTGGCGGCGTCTCTCCATGGTCTTCCTTCCCGACCTTTCCTCTCTCGCACGACCTGCGGACGCAAACCTCCATCTGCAGTATCCTTCTCACTTTCAACGGCGGCGCCCACCGCAAGGCTTGCTCAACCTCTCTCACTAGCATATCCTAGGTGTTCTCTCCAACCACGACTGCAACATAGGGCGTACCCTAGGTCCGCCGCCAGCACCGGCTCATCCTATGGACTAGAACGACACCAAGAAGAGCGCGCCGTCCGGCACGCGGTGCGTCCTGGTCGCCCACCGTGGCGTTTGCCTCAGCACTATCATATGGTATTTATTTCCTTCCCGATGTTCAAACCATAAGTATGATCGTGGTGTGATACATCGTGTTCGTTTTCCCGGAAGAAAAGTTGTCTGATGAATTTTCTTTTCTTTAGATaccattctttgttttgttactCTTATGCATGTGACACTAAGAGATTATAAATTATATATGCGTGAGTCCTTCTCCAGTGGCTGTCGGACAGTTAATTTGTTCATATGGACTGCCATACCTCATATCTTTATGTTTAGCATTAGGCCGGCTATCTGAATTAAT from Triticum urartu cultivar G1812 chromosome 3, Tu2.1, whole genome shotgun sequence encodes:
- the LOC125546281 gene encoding uncharacterized protein LOC125546281; its protein translation is MPPSSMRRRRHRRQQVRLGPRHGGPGLAAQHRGRARRRRSAVRVPRRCGGAAVALARASDGAVNWSRPDAPAVEEVVWPDGVDFVAGDGALAFGTGVRDMDIVGPFELVVSDGAGGGLAELQLPSVSCLRRS